CCTGCGCCGTCATCGCGCGGGACATAGCTGTCGTTGCCGTCTTCATCGGTGATGATCCCGGCGCGCGCCTTTGCGATCTGGACGATCCCCCAGATCACGATTGCGATGATAGCTACGATTGCCCACCCACTCATTGCGCAACTTCCTTCGATTTCGCCTCGTGCCGCAGCGCCTCGATCTCGTCGGCGAGCAGGTGACCGCGATCGGTCGCGATCCGCTCGAGCACGGCCAGCCGGTCCTCGATCATCGCGGTCCGCTCGGCGATTTCGCGCCCCTGGCCGGAGGCATGATTGCTGTCGATCGCGGCTTGCGACTTCTTGTAATCGATCACCTTCGAAACGATCCCGTTCACGGCGAGACCGATCACGATCAGCATCATGATGACACCCGGAAAGACTATCGCGAGAACGTCTTCCATCAGTTGACCTCCCTGGCCTTGTCGTGGCTGCGAAGCTGGTCGATCTCGTCGGCGAGATCCTGCGTGCGATCGGTGGCGATCCGCTCGAGCACGCGGACGCGGTCTTCGAGATCGGGTTTCGTGTTGTCCGGCTGCCTGGACTCGGATTTGCGGCGGTTGCGCAGGCGCAGGCCGACCAGGCCCGCTCCGGCGAGCGCCGCCATTCCGGCGATCACCAGCGCATCGATAACCAGCGGTGTGTCGGCGCCCCACATCAGGCGGTCCCCTTGTCTGTGCGGTGTTCGAGCGCCCGTTCGCGGAGCTTGTCGATTTCGCTGCCAAGCTGGTAGCCGCCATCGGTGACGATCCGTTCGACATTGGCCAGGCGATCCTTCACCGCTCCAAGCTCGGCGCGCAGTTCGGCGTTCTCCTGCGTCAGCAGGGTCACACGCTGCTTCGCCTCGTGATCGCTGCTCGGCTTGAGCGCCTGCCCCCATGCCCCTTCGAGCGGGTAGCCGTGCTTGATCCTCAGCCTGGTCGTGTGAACCCAGCCGACCACACCGGCCGCGCCCAGCGCGAGCGCGCCGCCGATGATCCAGGGCAGGTGGGGAATGATCGTGGCAGCAGCGTCGGGGCTCATGCTTTTTCCTTTCGTTCGAGGTCGATCGGGACACCGCTGTCGGCCGGTGCCTGCGCGGGTCTGTCGCGCAGCGCTTCGATCTCTTCGGAGAGCGAATAACCGCGGTCGGTGACGATCTTTTCGAGCACGATCATGCGATCCTGCATCGCATCGAGCTTGCCGTGCAACTCGCGGTTCTCGGTCTTCAGCCGCTTGGTTTCGTCGCTGTCGGCCTTCTTGGCGGTCTTCCCGCCCCATTCGTCTTCGAGTTCGTAGCCATGCTTAGCGCGGATCCAGTTGTTGATGATCCAGCCGAACGTGCTGATCGCGATGATCGCGATCACGAATTCGGGACTGCCCCAATCCATCATGCATTCTCCTTGCGGGCGATCTCGAGCGGGACGCCGTGATCGGACTGATCGTGCGCGCGGGTGTCGCGTAGGGCTTCGATTTGAGTCGCAACGTCGTAGCCCTTGTCGGTGACGATCCGTTCGAGCACCTGCACCCGGTCTTCGAGCCGCTGGACCTGGCTGGCGTATTGCGCGGCCTTTTCAGCGGTGTGTTCGGCGGTGGTTTCGACCTGCAGCCGCGCCACCTTCTCCTTGTGCTTGGCCCAGATCGCGACCATCGGAATCGTGCATCCGAAGATGATGGCGACGATGGGGATCATGATCCCGAAAGCTTGAGCGCTCATGTGAATTCCTCCCAGTGTGTTCGCGGTTAGCGCAGGCGTTCGATTTCGGCGGTCAGGCGCGGATTGCTGCTGACGTAATGCGCTTCGACGCTCGCGAGGCGGCGGTCGATATCGCGAAACCGGGACCGGATTTCGCGCGCGGTACGCTGCGGGCTCTGCCGGACGCGCTGCCAGTATTGCTGTTCGTCGCGATCGCGATAGAGATGCGCGGGTTTCTTGTTCAGCAGAAAGCCGGCGGCGAAGTAGGCGAGGATCGGCCAACCGAGCGAGATCGAGAGGATCACCATCCCGAGCCGGATCCAGAACACGTTGACACCGGTGTAATCGGCGATGCCGGAGCACACGCCCATGACCTTGCCATGAAACTTGTCGCGGTAAAGCGTCGTGCGGGGGCTGTTCATCACTGGGCTCCTTTCTTCTCGGCGATCATCTTTTCGAGTTCGCGCAGTTGCTGGTTGTCGCTTTCCTGGTCGGCCAGCAGCCGCTTGGTCGGGGTGAACGAGGGGTCGTCGGAGGCGACGAGGCGCTCGACCGTGTCCATCCGTTCATCGAGGCGTTTGGCGAGGCTGTAGAGCTCCTCCAGCAGCACTTCGTCGTCGGTGGTTATGGTCGCCGCGGTTTTCCACCGCGTCATGTAATGAAGGATCATCCAGGGCAGTCCGACAAGGACAATGAAGACGATCAGGACGACTTCGAATGGCATGGCTTATTCCCCTTTGCTGGCGCTGTCCTTGCCCAGCGCCTTTTTCATTTGAGCAAGCTCGTCGTCGATCGCATCGGCGCCTTCGAGCGCGGCGATCTCGTCGGACAGCGACGGCGGGCCGTCCTGACCGATCTGGATCGCATCGGCGCGGCCTTCCGCATAGTCGACCCGGCGTTCGAGCTGGTCGAAACGCGACAGCGCCTCGTCGGTGCGCTCGGTACTCATCAACGTGCGCAGCTTGACGCGGTTTTCGGCGCTTTCGAGCCGCGCGGAAATGGCGGTCTGACGACTGCGAGCCTCGCGCAGGCGATGCTGCAACTTCTGGATATCCGCTTCGTAGGCGCGCAGCGCATCGTCGAGCACCGCGATTTCTTCCTTGAGCTGGTCGGCCATATCGGCCGCCTTTTTCTTTTCGACCAGCGCCGCACGGGCGAGATCTTCGCGGTCCTTCGACAGCGCCAGCTGCGCCTTGTCGGCCCAGTCGGCCTGGAGCCGGTCGAGCTTGACCACATGGCGGTGCATTTCCTTCTGGTCGGCGATCGTGCGCGCCGCACTCGCCCGGACCTCGACCAGCGTTTCCTCCATCTCGAGGATGATCATGCGGATCATCTTCGACGGGTCGTCCGCCTTGTCGAGCATGTCGTTGAAGTTCGCGGCAATGATGTCCCGGGTACGGCTGAAAATGCCCATAAAGGCTACTCCATCAAAGAAAGGGTTGTCGCTGGTCGAGCGTGCGTTGTCGGCGTCGCTTTGCCCGCCGCGTGGCCCGCTCTGGGTCGGGACCGGGCTACGGCGCAGCTTTTCGATCTCGGCGTCGAGGCGCGAAAGCGGCTTGGGATGCGGAACTGGTTCGGGCGCAAGCTCGTCCGCAGGGGCATGGGGGTGGGCCGGAGCGTGCTTTTTTTCGGCGGTGTCAGCGTGATCGGCTGCACCATCGGGAGCACCTGCAGGGGGGACTGATTTCTCCGGCCCGAGGGTATTCTTGGCATCGCGCTTGCTCATCGCGTCATGCTCACGCAAGTTCGACCATGATCGGGTCGTGCGCGATCGATGCAGCGTAGGCGTCGCTGGCGGTGAACTGGCTCGAAATGGCGACAAACGCGACCATTGCGATAATACTGGCGATCGCGGCCTGGCCCAGTTTGCTGCTGAAGAAGCGGCGGTCGTACATGGTTCGTCCCTTTCGGTTCTGTGTGGCGAACTTCGTGTTCGTTCACATGCTCGTTCACAAAATAGCAAGGGGTGTGCCAAACCTCGCAAATCACAGAAATGCTTGGATTTCTCGAAAGGTGCGAAAAACACCGTTGGTTTCTGTTGCCAAGCATTGGGAATTTTCACTATACATTGGGCCATGGAGCGCGAAAATCAGTTTATCGGCCAGTCGGGCGCCTTCCTCGATGCGGTCGAACGCGCCAGCCGCGCCGCGCCGATGAGCCGCCCCGTGTTGGTCATCGGCGAACGCGGCACCGGCAAGGAACTGATTGCCGAACGTCTCCATCGCCTGTCGAACCGCTGGGGAGAGCCGCTGGTCACGATGAACTGCGCGGCGCTGCCCGAAACGCTGATCGAGGCCGAGCTGTTCGGCCACGAAGCCGGAGCCTTCACCGGCGCTACCAAAGCCCGCACCGGAAGGTTCGAAGAAGCCGACAAGGGCACCTTATTTCTCGACGAACTGGGCACATTGTCGATGGGCGCACAGGAACGTCTGCTGCGCGCGGTCGAATATGGCGAGGTAACGCGCATCGGATCGTCGCGTCCGGTCCGCGTCGATGTCCGTATCGTTGCTGCCACCAACGACGATCTCCCCGCGCTGGCAGCGTCGGGCGATTTCCGCGCTGATCTGCTTGACCGGCTGAGCTTCGAAGTCATCACGCTGCCGCCGCTGCGGGTGCGCGACGGCGACATCATGGTGCTGGCGGAATATTTCGGGCGACGCATGGCAGCCGAGCTCGACTGGCACGGCTGGCCCGGCTTTGCACCGCATGTCGCCAAGGAGCTGGAGGATTACGCCTGGCCGGGCAACGTCCGCGAACTGCGCAACGTGATCGAGCGCGCGGTCTATCGCTGGGACGATCCCGATGCGGCGATTTCGCATGTCCAGTTCGACCCGTTCGAAAGCCCGTGGAAGCCAGCGACTCCGCCGCATCGCAAGCTCGATACCCCCAGGCCGTCGGGCAATGTGCCCGATCCAGCGGACTTTGCCGCCAACGCCCCGTGTTTCGACGAAATCGAGGACCTGCGTGCTGCGGTCGATGCGCACGAGCGCGCGATCGTCGAGCATGCGCTCGGCAAGCATCGCTGGAACCAGCGCCAGACCGCGAAAGCGCTGGGGCTCAGCTACGACCAGCTGCGCCACTGCATAAAGAAGCACGCCTTGCTGGAAGAGACCGAGTGAGGGGGAGCTGTACGCCCCTAACCGCTTGTTTACCCCCACCGTTTAGCTTCGCGTCTCACGTAGAAGAAATGGGGACGAAAAATGCGTGCAATCGTGGATCTGGTCGATTCCATCGGATCGAGCATCCGCTTTATCTTCCTGCTGATCTTCCTGACGATCCTCGGGTTTGGACTGATGTTCACCGCCGGAGCCTCCTATGTCGCGCCGCAGGTCGCCGACAAGGTGGTCGAGCGGGCCGAACGTTTCGGTGAGCGCGCGATCGAGGAAGAACGCCTGCGCCGGCTCGGCACCGAAGGCTGGGGCCACACCACCAGCGGCCGCGTTGCGAGCACCCGCACCGAAGGCCAGTTCGGCGAGGACGAGGGCGGATGGGCCGAGGAACCGCCGAGCGGGTACTGATTTCCGGAGACGCGAGCGTTGGCGCGCCTGCGCCGCCTAGGGAATTCAGCCTAGCCCGAACTTTCCTCGACAATCACCATGGCGCGCTAGATCGGGACCCATGCGTGGGTCCCTTGCTTCGCGAATCGGTCGACCGCTCGACAGTATCGGGCGGCGTCAGGCCGCGCGGCTGCGGCTGGCCATGCCGGGCAAGCTGGTAACGATTTACGAAACCCGCCGCTGCATCGTGCTCGATCTCTCGCAAACCGGCGCACGGATCGCTGTCGATCGCCCTTTGGTGAGGGGCGAAGCCGGCATCCTGCAGTGCGCCGGTATCGACTGTTTTGCCGATGTGGTTCGCAGCGAAGACGGTGGCAATGCGCTGGCATTCGAGGAATGGCTGTTGCCGGAACAGGTGCTCGCGATCCGCGACTACGCCGAACATTTCGACGAACATCAGCGCCGCGAATTTCGCCGCACCGCGCGGGACTGGATCAGCGGCGGCGGTTAAGCGACCGCAATTCTTTGGGCTCGATGTAGCGAGCCTATTGCGTTCTGCGCTGTAGCGGCCTATCTGCGCCTCATCCCGACATTGTCGTGACACTGAAGGGGCTGGCGCCGAGAGGGGCCGGCACCAAACGGCTGTGCCAGGCGATGCAGTAATGACCGGAGACAGATGGCCGATATCGCGCGCCTTACCGAACTGATCGAGCCCGAGGCGCAAGCGCTCGGTTTCGAGCTCGTGCGCGTGCGGATGATGCAGTCGGAAGCCGGTGACGGCGGTGAGGCGCTGCAGATCATGGCCGAGGATCCGGCAACGGGCCAGCTGGTGATCGAACAATGCGCCGCGCTCTCGCGCCGCGTCTCCGAGGTGATCGACCAGCGCGAAGAAGCGGGCGAGGTGCTGATCGACGGCGCCTATCACCTCGAAGTGTCTTCGCCCGGCATCGACCGGCCGCTGACCCGCGAAAAGGATTTCGCACAGTGGGCCGGGCACGAAGCCCGGATCGTGATGGTCAAGGGATACGTTGCCGACGCTGGGGCACAGCGCGTCTACAAGGGCGTACTCGGCGGGATCGACGACGGAATGGTCGCGATCGAGGATGCCAAGGCGGGCAGGGCGATCCTGCCCCGCGACCAGATTCATACGGCCAAGCTCGTCCTGACGGACGCGCTGATCGCCGCGACGAAACCGATCGACACCACGGGTGTCGAGGACATACTAGAAGACCAGGAAGAAAAGGCAGACAACTGATGGCCAGTGCCATTTCCGCCAATAAGGCTGAATTGCTCGCGATCGCGAACGCGGTCGCTTCGGAAAAGATGATCGACAAGGCGATCGTCATCGAAGCGATGGAAGAAGCGATCCAGAAGAGCGCGCGCAACCGCTACGGTGCGGAGAACGACATTCGCGCGAAGCTCGATCCGCAAACCGGCGACCTGACGCTGTGGCGCGTGGTCGAAGTGGTCGAGGAAGTCGACGACTACTTCAAGCAGGTCGATCTCAAGCAGGCCGAAAAGCTCCAGCCTGGCGCGGCAATCGGCGACTTCATCGTCGACCCGCTGCCCCCGGTCGATCTCGGCCGGATCGACGCGCAGTCGGCCAAGCAGGTGATCTTCCAGAAGGTCCGCGATGCCGAGCGCGAGCGCCAGTTCGAGGAATTCAAGGACCGCGCCGGCGAAATCATCACCGGCGTGATCAAGTCGGTCGAATTCGGCCATGTGATCGTCAATCTCGGCCGTGCCGAAGGCGTGATCCGCCGCGATCAGCAGATTCCGCGCGAAGCCGCGCGTGTCGGCGAACGCGTGCGCGCGCTCATCACCAAGGTGGAGCGCAACAATCGCGGCCCACAGATTTTCCTGAGCCGCGCCGCGCCCGATTTCATGCGCAAGCTGTTCGCGCAGGAAGTGCCCGAAATCTACGACGGCATCATCGAGATCAAGGCCGCCGCGCGCGATCCGGGCAGCCGCGCCAAGATCGGCGTCATCAGCCACGATTCCAGCATCGACCCGGTCGGTGCCTGCGTCGGCATGAAGGGCAGCCGCGTGCAGGCTGTCGTGCAGGAACTGCAGGGCGAAAAGATCGACATCATCCCGTGGTCGGAAGACACCGCGACCTTCGTCGTCAACGCGCTCCAGCCCGCGACCGTGGCCCGCGTGGTGCTTGACGAAGAAGAATCGCGCATCGAAGTTGTGGTCCCCGACGACCAGCTGTCGCTGGCGATCGGTCGCCGCGGCCAGAACGTGCGGCTCGCCAGCCAGCTGACCGGTCACCAGATCGATATAATGACCGAGGAAGAGGCGAGCGAGAAGCGGTCGAAGGAATTCGCAGAGCGCTCCAAGATGTTCGAGGAAGAACTCGACGTCGACGAAACGCTGTCGCAGCTGCTCGTGGCCGAGGGCTTCGCGATGCTCGAGGAAGTCGCCTACGTCCCGATGGACGAACTCGCGGCGATCGAGGGCTTCGACGAGGAACTCGCCGAGGAACTTCAGAGCCGCGCGATCGAGGCGCTCGAGCGACAGGAAGAGGCGCACCGCGTCACTCGCCGCGAACTCGGCGTCGAGGATGCGCTGGCCGAGATTCCGCATCTCAGCGAAGCGATGCTGGTCACGCTCGGCAAGGCGGGCATCAAGACGCTCGACGATCTGGCCGATCTCGCCACCGACGAGCTGATCGCCCGCAAGCGCGAAGCTCCGCGCCGTCGCAACACCGCCGATGGTCCGCCGATGCGCCGGCCGCAGCGCGAGCAGGACAAGGGCGGCGTGCTGGGTGATTACGGCTTGAGCGAAGAGCAGGGCAACGAAATCATCATGGCTGCCCGCGCGCACTGGTTCGACGACGACCCTGTTGATTCTGGGGAGGAAGCTCCGGCACCTGCCGAGACGACCGACACGCAGGAGGCCGCCGATGCGGACTCCACCCAATGAGCGCCTGACGCCCGACATCGCCGACACGCCCGAATCCCGGACTTCCGGGAGCGAACGGCGCTGCATTGTTTCGGGGCAAAGCTATCCGCGCGATGAACTCGTGCGGCTGGCGATCTCGCCCGATGGCGATGTGCTGCCGGATCCGGCGGCGAAGGCTCCGGGGCGCGGAGCGTGGATCGCACCGGACCGTGCCGCGCTTGAAAGCGCGCTTGCGAGTGGCCAATTCAGGGGCAAGCTGGCGCGCGCTTTCAAAGGCGCGCGGCTCTCGGTTCCGGACGATCTGGCCGACCGGGTGCAGCAGGCGCTGTCGCGTCACCTGGCCGATCGGCTCGGACTGGAACTGCGCGCCGGGCACCTGGTGCTGGGATCGAGCCGGATCGAGGAACAGGCGCGCAGCGGGCGCATCGCCTTGTTGCTGCACGCCAGCGACAGCAGCGAGGACGGGCGCAAGCGGCTCGACCAGGCATGGCGCGTGGGACAAGCGACCGAAGGGTCTGGCGATCGCGGGATCGTCTTGCCACTGGACCGCACCGCTCTGTCTGTGGCATTGGGCCGCGAGAATGTCGTCCATCTGGGCGTCTCGGGTCAATCGGGCGGTTTGCGCGCGGCTGACCGAGTGGGACAGGCAATTCAGCGCCTTGCAAGGTTTGTCGGGAGCCATCCCGGCGATTGTGTCCGGCCTGATACCGGGCAAGCTTCCGCTTTGGCGGATGGCGAGATAGTGAAATACGTGAAGGACTGACGAGCTAGAATGAGCGACGAAACCAACAAACGCACCCGTAAACCGCTGGGCCTGAAGAGGTCGGTCGATGCTGGCGAGGTCAAGCAGACCTTCAGCCACGGCCGCACCAACAAGGTCGCGGTCGAGGTCAAGCGCCGCCGCAAGCTCGTCAAGCCGGGCGAAACGCCGGCGCCGGAGGCCGCACCGGCACCCGCTCCCGCACCGGCGCCCGCGCCCGCCCCGGCCCCCGCGCCGGTGGCGAAGAAACCGGCTGCGCCCAAGGAAACGCCGCAGGAACGTGTCGCGCGTCTCCAGCGCGAGGCTGAGGAGGAGCGGCTCAAGCTGGCCGAGGAAGCGCGCAAGCGCGACGACAAGAAGGCCAAGGAAGAAGCGGCCGACGAGAAGAAGCGGCAGGAAGAGAACCGCAAGGCGGAAGACGAGGCCGAAAAGCAGCGCGCCGAGGACGAATCCAAAGTTGCCGAAGAACCCGTTGCCGAGCCGGAGATCGCTGCAGGCGAGGAAGCAAGCCCTGCGCCCGCCGCGCGCAAGTTCACGCCGGTTGCGCGTCCGGAACCCAAGCGTCCGGAAAAGAAGAAGAAAGACGACAAGCGGACCGAAAAGCCGTCCAGCGGCAAGGACAAGCGCCGTTCGGGCAAGCTCACAGTCACAAGGGCCCTTAACGAGGACGAAGGGCGCCGCGCCCGTTCGCTCGCCGCGCTCAAGCGTGCGCGCGAGAAGGAGCGCCGGATGCAGGGCGGCGGCTCGTCCAAGCCGCGCGAGAAACAGATCCGCGACGTCATCGTCCCCGAAGCCATCACCGTTGGCGAACTCGCCAAGCGGATGGGCGAGAAGGGCGCGGACCTGGTCAAGGAACTGTTCAACCTCGACATGATGGTCACCGTCAACCAGACGATCGACCAGGACACCGCCGAATTGCTGGTCGAACAGTTCGGTCACAATATCGAGAAAGTGTCCGAAGCCGATGTCGATATCGACACGTCCGAGGATCAGGACCCGGAAGAGACGCTGAAGCCGCGTCCGCCGGTGGTGACGATCATGGGCCATGTCGATCACGGCAAGACCAGCCTGCTCGATGCACTGCGCGGCACCGATGTGACCAAGGGCGAGGCCGGCGGCATCACCCAGCATATCGGCAGCTACCAGATCACCACCAAGGACAAGTCGAAGATCACCTTCCTCGACACGCCGGGCCACGCCGCCTTCTCCGAAATGCGCGCGCGCGGTGCGAACGTCACCGATATCGTGGTGCTGGTGGTCGCAGCGGATGACGGCATCATGCCGCAGACGATCGAGGCCATCAATCACACCAAGGCCGCGGGCGTCCCGATGATCGTTGCGATCAACAAGATGGACAAGCCCGAAGCCAATCCGGACAACATCCGCAACCGCCTGCTCGAACACGAAGTGATCGTCGAATCGATGTCGGGCGACGTGCAGGACGTGGAGATTTCGGCCAAGGAAAAGACCGGTCTCGACGAGCTGCTCGAAAAGATCTCGCTTCAGGCGGAACTGCTCGAACTGAAAGCCCGTCCGGACCGCGATGCCGAGGCGACCGTGATCGAAGCACAGCTCGACAAGGGGCGCGGCCCGGTTGCGACCGTGCTGATCACGCGCGGCACGCTGAAGCGTGGCGACACCTTTGTGGTCGGCACCGAAAGCGGCCGGGTGCGCGCGATCGTCAACGACCAGGGCAAGCAGATCAAGGAAGCCGGACCCTCGATGCCGGTCGAGGTCCTCGGCCTCGGCGGCGTTCCGTCGGCGGGCGACCAGCTCAGCGTGGTCGAGAACGAACAGCGCGCCCGTGAAGTCGCGCAATATCGTCAGGAAAAGGCGACCGAGAAGCGCACCGCGCTTGCTCCGACCAATTTCGACACGATGTTCAACAATCTCGCGTCGAATGTGATCGAATGGCCGGTCCTGGTGAAGGCGGATGTGCAGGGTTCGGTCGAAGCGATCGTCAACGCGCTGCACAACCTTTCGAACGACGACATCAAGGTCCGCGTGCTGCACGCAGGTGTCGGCGCGATCACCGAGAGCGACGTCACGCTGGCGGGTGCATCCAGTGCGCCGATCATCGGCTTCAACGTGCGTCCGAACGCGAAGGCGCGCGAGCTCGTCAAGCGCGACAATGTGCGGATGATGTATTACGACGTCATCTATCACCTCACCGAAGAGGTCGCGAAGGAGATGGCCGGCGAGCTTGGTCCGGAGCGGATCGAGACCGTCGTCGGCCGCGCGCAGGTCAAGGAAGTTTTCAAGTCCGGCAAGAAGGACAAGGCAGCCGGTCTGCTGGTCGAAGACGGCGTCATCCGCAAAGGCCTGTTCGCACGGCTTACCCGCGAGGACGTCATCGTTTCGGCGACCACCATCGCTTCGCTGCGGCGCTTCAAGGACGATGTGGACGAAGTCCGCTCGGGCCTCGAATGCGGCGTCGTGCTTGAGGACACGAACGACATCCAGCCGGGCGATCAGCTGGAGGTGTTCGAGGTCGAAGAACGCGAGCGGACGATCGAGGTTTCGTGATCCAGCTCCCCTCCCGCTTGCGGGAGGGGTTGGGGGTGGGCGCTATGAGCGAGAACGCCGATCAGGAAAACGAATTCAAGAAGCGAGACAAGGAAGCCGAGGGCTGCTTGTCTTGGCTGAGCGGATGTCTGCCCATTCCGCTTGCGCTCGTCGCAGGATTTCTCGTCTTACCTGATTGGTTTTCATTTTGACGAAGATCTACGAAGAGCAGCGCTCTCCCTCGGCTGCCCTGATGGGCAGCGAGTTCGTATCGTTCGATGCGGACAAGGGCGAGCTGACCACGCGCTTCACCCCGTCGCCCTCTTTCGCGTCTCCGCGCGGAGCGGTGCAGGGCGGGTTGATCGCGGGTTTCCTCGACGAGGTAATGGGCGGCGCATTGCTCGCCGTGACCGATCACGGTGAGGGCGAGATCCGCCTGCCGCTCAATCTCGACATGAACCTTACCTTCGTGGCGATGGTCCCGCTGGAACCGATCACCGCCAAGGGCCGCGTGGTCAAGCACGGCCAGCGCGTCGCGTTCCTAGAAGGCGAGCTTTACGACCAGTCGGGAAAGCTGCTTGCGCGCGCCACATCCACCGCGCTACCGACCCCGGTTCCGGGAGCGGATGAATGAGCAACGAGAATTTTCCCGCACTCGCGGTCGATTCCGTACTGGGTTCGCCGCATTCGGAGACGCTGGGGTCGGAATTCCTCGGCTTTGACCGCGAAACCGCGACCGCGACCATGCGCTTTACCGTCAAGAAGGAAATGACCACCTGGCGCGGCGGCGTGCAGGGCGGGCTGGTTGCGGGCTATCTCGATGATGTGATGGGATATGCCTATGTCGCGATGACCGATGGCGAACAGGCACCGCTAAACCTCGAAATCTCGATGCAATTGCTCGGCCTGTTGCCTTTGGGCGCGACGATCATCGGCAAGGGCAAGGTCATTCGCGGCGGAAGGCGGGTAATCTTCCTCGAAGGCGAATTGCTGAGCGAAGACGGGCAGGTGCTCGCCCGCGCAACCTCGACCGCGATCCCGACCATGCGCCCCTCTCCGACCGAAACGGGGATGGGCGGATGACGCGCCTGCTCGCGCTGCTTGGCAGCATCAATGTCGGCGGTAACCGGATCAAGATGGCGGAGTTGAAGACGACGCTTGAGGAATCGGGCTTCAGGGACGTCGTCACCGTCGCGGCCAGCGGCAATGTGATCCTGACCGACGACCGCGACCCGGCGATGCTTGAAATCCGGCTCGAAAGTCTGGTGCAGGACCGTTTCGGCTTCCAATCCTGCGCGATGGTCCGCACTGCCGACGAAGTGCGCGCCGCGATCGAGGAAAACCCGTTTCACGGCACCGGGCCGCAGCATGGCTCCGACAAGATGGTGCATTCGATCTTCCTCAGCCAGCAGCCCG
The Erythrobacter sp. JK5 DNA segment above includes these coding regions:
- the pspB gene encoding envelope stress response membrane protein PspB, producing the protein MPFEVVLIVFIVLVGLPWMILHYMTRWKTAATITTDDEVLLEELYSLAKRLDERMDTVERLVASDDPSFTPTKRLLADQESDNQQLRELEKMIAEKKGAQ
- the nusA gene encoding transcription termination factor NusA, whose translation is MASAISANKAELLAIANAVASEKMIDKAIVIEAMEEAIQKSARNRYGAENDIRAKLDPQTGDLTLWRVVEVVEEVDDYFKQVDLKQAEKLQPGAAIGDFIVDPLPPVDLGRIDAQSAKQVIFQKVRDAERERQFEEFKDRAGEIITGVIKSVEFGHVIVNLGRAEGVIRRDQQIPREAARVGERVRALITKVERNNRGPQIFLSRAAPDFMRKLFAQEVPEIYDGIIEIKAAARDPGSRAKIGVISHDSSIDPVGACVGMKGSRVQAVVQELQGEKIDIIPWSEDTATFVVNALQPATVARVVLDEEESRIEVVVPDDQLSLAIGRRGQNVRLASQLTGHQIDIMTEEEASEKRSKEFAERSKMFEEELDVDETLSQLLVAEGFAMLEEVAYVPMDELAAIEGFDEELAEELQSRAIEALERQEEAHRVTRRELGVEDALAEIPHLSEAMLVTLGKAGIKTLDDLADLATDELIARKREAPRRRNTADGPPMRRPQREQDKGGVLGDYGLSEEQGNEIIMAARAHWFDDDPVDSGEEAPAPAETTDTQEAADADSTQ
- the pspF gene encoding phage shock protein operon transcriptional activator, whose product is MERENQFIGQSGAFLDAVERASRAAPMSRPVLVIGERGTGKELIAERLHRLSNRWGEPLVTMNCAALPETLIEAELFGHEAGAFTGATKARTGRFEEADKGTLFLDELGTLSMGAQERLLRAVEYGEVTRIGSSRPVRVDVRIVAATNDDLPALAASGDFRADLLDRLSFEVITLPPLRVRDGDIMVLAEYFGRRMAAELDWHGWPGFAPHVAKELEDYAWPGNVRELRNVIERAVYRWDDPDAAISHVQFDPFESPWKPATPPHRKLDTPRPSGNVPDPADFAANAPCFDEIEDLRAAVDAHERAIVEHALGKHRWNQRQTAKALGLSYDQLRHCIKKHALLEETE
- a CDS encoding DUF448 domain-containing protein; amino-acid sequence: MRTPPNERLTPDIADTPESRTSGSERRCIVSGQSYPRDELVRLAISPDGDVLPDPAAKAPGRGAWIAPDRAALESALASGQFRGKLARAFKGARLSVPDDLADRVQQALSRHLADRLGLELRAGHLVLGSSRIEEQARSGRIALLLHASDSSEDGRKRLDQAWRVGQATEGSGDRGIVLPLDRTALSVALGRENVVHLGVSGQSGGLRAADRVGQAIQRLARFVGSHPGDCVRPDTGQASALADGEIVKYVKD
- the pspA gene encoding phage shock protein PspA is translated as MSKRDAKNTLGPEKSVPPAGAPDGAADHADTAEKKHAPAHPHAPADELAPEPVPHPKPLSRLDAEIEKLRRSPVPTQSGPRGGQSDADNARSTSDNPFFDGVAFMGIFSRTRDIIAANFNDMLDKADDPSKMIRMIILEMEETLVEVRASAARTIADQKEMHRHVVKLDRLQADWADKAQLALSKDREDLARAALVEKKKAADMADQLKEEIAVLDDALRAYEADIQKLQHRLREARSRQTAISARLESAENRVKLRTLMSTERTDEALSRFDQLERRVDYAEGRADAIQIGQDGPPSLSDEIAALEGADAIDDELAQMKKALGKDSASKGE
- the rimP gene encoding ribosome maturation protein RimP → MADIARLTELIEPEAQALGFELVRVRMMQSEAGDGGEALQIMAEDPATGQLVIEQCAALSRRVSEVIDQREEAGEVLIDGAYHLEVSSPGIDRPLTREKDFAQWAGHEARIVMVKGYVADAGAQRVYKGVLGGIDDGMVAIEDAKAGRAILPRDQIHTAKLVLTDALIAATKPIDTTGVEDILEDQEEKADN
- a CDS encoding PilZ domain-containing protein: MRGSLASRIGRPLDSIGRRQAARLRLAMPGKLVTIYETRRCIVLDLSQTGARIAVDRPLVRGEAGILQCAGIDCFADVVRSEDGGNALAFEEWLLPEQVLAIRDYAEHFDEHQRREFRRTARDWISGGG
- the pspC gene encoding envelope stress response membrane protein PspC encodes the protein MNSPRTTLYRDKFHGKVMGVCSGIADYTGVNVFWIRLGMVILSISLGWPILAYFAAGFLLNKKPAHLYRDRDEQQYWQRVRQSPQRTAREIRSRFRDIDRRLASVEAHYVSSNPRLTAEIERLR